The DNA window GAGTACTTGTTGATGCAAGGTGCAAACAAAGAGATACAGCATATTTGACCAACTCCTACCGTATCATGTGATTCATAGCATAGTTTTGACAAATAATCAGCCGGCATAAGTTCTTCTGGACCTCCATATGAAAAATAGATACAAGGACCTAAGTCATGCTTTGAAAAATCCTTTGGCAACTTCACACTGACATTCAAAAGGCCAGACACTGGATTGACATACTCTGGAAGAGGTAAAGCACTTAAAATCTCATTGTAATGGAGAGGGAAATGCTTTTGAAACAAATGAGAAGAAAGCCATGCTTTGAACTTTAGAACTCTCTGCTGTACGCTTGCATGTGTTCTCTTCTCTAGAGATCCCATAAATATACGCTTCCGATCAATTTCCACCTGCAATAGCAGAATTGGCATTATCATAAGATGAACTAAAAAGGTATATAAATCTCAGCGTAATAAGATCCCAAAAGAAGGGAAAAGCCTATGGAGCTCCTTTTAATAATGAAGTAAATCAACACAATGTTTTGCATTTTGGAATATTATAGGCTCATGGACCTAATTGGTAGAATATAGAAAACCAAtgttaatttcataatttaacaGCATGCTTACAAAGCAGAGAACTGTTAATATGTTTTTGGGTAGGTAGGTGAACAAAGAACCATCTAGAAACAGGGAAAGTGGTGCAAAATCCAGAGTGAATATAGTTTTGCCTTGTCGCTGAATGAACATTCACATCATTATGATCTATACTGCAAATTTGTCTAAATGAACCATCAGATGCAACATTAATTACTCCATGAAAGGTTATAAGTGGAAGTGGTGAAGATAGATGCAGCAGAGATAGAAAGAGGCACAGCCGCACAGTACATACCTCACACCAATCCAAACAGTTTGCCGCATTCATGCCACCTTCATGAGAAGAGCCTGAGCTCTTCTTCTCCATATACAAAGAAAACATGATAATTGGATCCCAACACAAGCTTGTATTACTCTTAAGCACATTTCGGACTATAACAGGGTGACCCTTACCCCAGTGGTTCTGGAAATGCTCAAGGGTCTCTTGATGAAGCTCCTTTACAGTTGGACTATACAGATAGTTGTTGTTAAAGCCTATTCTTTTAGATGGTTCTTTCTGCAGCTTGGGCTCACCAATACCATCATTTCTACCAGATTCATTGCACAGCGAACAGCACACAGAAGCATCTGCAGTCGGAAAGTTATGGCTATCCAGTATTTCTTCAGCTTTAACTTCCAGATCTCTAGCCCAATTAAATGGAAATATACTTCTTAGATCAAGAAGGCTGCCACCACAACCTCCAATATCTGTAGGAGGACACGGGATACTACCATCTTCACTAGTTTCCCAGTTTTGAAAGGAAATAATGGACTGACTGAGTGGCCCACCAGAGTTATGGCTTGATATAGTCTGCTTAAATTTTACGTCATCACCAGATGATAGGATTTTCCTCTTCTTACAACTTCTGAGCGTACAACTTCCAGATAAACTATGTTCAGAAAGCTCCCGGCTACAACTTAAGCAAAGATTGTACGAGCACTTTGAACAAGTCCTGTGGTAGTCGACAATTGATGTATTGCATTTGTTGCTGCACTTCAAGGTAAATCACCAGGAAACAGTCACTAAGAGAGACAATTGAGCATAAAGCATGTGTGTGTGGGTATATGAGAGCAAATAAAGAAGGGCAAAGACCATATACTGTCACTATTTGACTGCTTTTGCAATAATCTCATCACATTTTAAAATCTGACAATTTATACATAATGTTTCAGTTTTGTTGCAACAATGTCCTGAAGCCCAAAAATATCTATTTCTCTTTCGCCGGATTGTGAAAAGTTAAGTGTCGGCAGCCAATAGAAAACATTTTTGTGTCCAGATCACTTAAACACTGACCATGCGATAATATACagtagtattttataaaattatagcAAAAGCGGGCAAACATTGTCACAACATATGATCATACGGTATTTGCCGAAAGGAACTTACCAGCAGAATGATGCACTAATATCAAGCTTCGTCTGTGGAATTGGAATTTCAGATTCTTCTTTCCCTATTGCAAGTATAGATTTGAGTTATGGTTAAATAGCACACTATGCTACTAGCTACCACAGGAAGAGCTCGAGTATCTCAAACCTGCAGCCTTAGATTCTTTTTCAAGCTCAATGATCTGATCATTATTGACTTTTTTCAGCACAGGAAAAAGCATGTGGATCAAATAAAGAAGAAATTCTTTCCTATGCAACTTCCTTCCACCTCCATAAGATTCCTGGAGAGAAGAGTTGTAGAAAAAGAGAATCTCAATTAATATCTTGATTCAAGAACTGTATAGATATGAAATCAGCTCCATGCCAAACCTTATTAGTATTAGGCCTGATTTTCTGTTTCAAGCAGAGCTTACAGCCACAAATTCCACGACAGGCAGGACATTCTGCCTTCACTTCTTGCTTCTCAATATGCCtaaacaaaatttgaaaatgtaACAACCAGTTAGCCCCTATATtaagaaggaggaaattacaaataaactcctatagaaaggaggaaattacaattgatgtcaagtgggctcgaactcggcacctcttacaataatgtctaagctcattgccgctaggacaaaggctctggaccaGTTAGCCCTGAGACTTAACCTCTCACATAACCCCAAATATTTCAATGTTGATCCAGACATTAATATACACAATGAACTGAGAACATTTAGTCTCACTTTTACAGTGCATCATGCTGGGAAACTCAGTCAAGTTCTTAAGAAAGTCATTAATAACATACACCACATCTAATGGTAGTGGAAAGTGGAAACATTATCGAACATTAATAAGGTACTCAGTTCAATGCAAAAAATCAAGATAGAATCTTTTTAAGCTTTATCAAGTAAACAAGCACACGATCTCTAGAAACAGAATGCAGTCAAACATAATGATAAGAGAAAGTTTAGAAGAAAAAACCTCTCTTTAATACAATCAAGGCAGAAGAACCGTTTCCTGCAAGTCAAACACTTGATCAAGCAGCGACCTTTAGTTCCCCTGCACCAGTGGCATTTCTTGATTTTCTTGGCCTTCACATTCCCCGTCAATGGAAACACCTATACCAAGCACGGAATGAGAGGCTGAACATGTAACTTTACGAACAAGAACGCACATCaaaattatatagtactactaaaaaAGGAAGCAAGAAAACAAACCTGCATTGTACTAATCGGTAAAGGTTCAATATTTTTCGAGCGAAAATGCCTCTCCAGCAACGTATTAGAATCATCTCCTATTTTCACATCCAAGCCATGATTCTCCCGAATGCTTGGCAGACTCGTATGCGAATGAGAAATCGCCATGACTCCACCAGGCAATACTCTGGTCTCATCCGCTACGGAGCTCTCCTTGAGCTCCCGctccttcttcttctgcacCTCTCTCTGCAGAAACACTCTGATCAATTCCAACTGCAAGTCGCCTCTCTTCAACTTCATCCGCTTCAAAGTCTCATCCAACGCCTCCGACACGCCCCTTCTCCGGCTCTTCTCCGCCGCCACCCGTGGCTTGTTGGACGATTTCGTAACCCTACGGCTGCATTCCCCGTTACtatcctccctcttcttccccgCATTCCTCTCCAGCTTGAGCGAGTCTGGCACTTTCTGCTTGTTCTGGCGGTGCTTCCCTTGCAGATAGTGAATATCGCAGAGCGTCTTCCCGTCCATCGCCCGCCGCTTGCATCGCCACTGACGGCCGTCAGTCCGCTTGCAGCGGAACTCCTCCGGCACCGGATCCTTATCCCGCATTATCCCCCCCGATGATCCGAATTAGAGAAAAAAGGAGAGGTTTCGCCGTGGAAATCGAGGAAGAAGGAAATCTAGGGTTTGAGAAGGGCGAGAATTTTATTGAGAGACAAAGTAGAATTAGGAAATTTTTTGCCCCTAAAACAGACGCTTCGCTTCGGCCACACTGCCACTTTAAATACTGAGCTCTTTCTCAATTTTATGTATAAATACAATTTACTGTACGTATAGGTTTATACGCACGCACTAAAAAAATGAACTGCGCGCAGCGTAGTATTGCAATGTAGCGTAGGTTTATGTATGAATGAATACCCAATGAACAGAAACAGAGATGCGAAGTATTCTGTTTTTCTGATTTATTTTTTCGTGGTTAATAAGGTTTGATTAATTCATTGCATGCATTTTAGATTTTACTTACATCTGACAGcaataatttgatttgtttaGTATACTAAAATCTGCATTTTTTGGTAAGTAAATTGATTTGTGTTCTCTGGCTTTGTAGTGTATCTAAAAGACTAGTGTTGTGATTTTTACTGTTATTTGAtgggattatttttttttatagataaaTTGATTATTTTGAGATTGCGTTACAGCGGAATCGACCCGAGACTAAGTTGCGAATATTTATGACTGATTTAGGTGGTCCAAAGCTGTTAAATGAAAGTAATCTGCACAGTTGATTTTTGAATTATTGCTCCTACTATTGCTGCTTCATGCAGACGTTATAAGTTTCTTCTTCagattttagttattttagttagtagtagtactattttattgcATTTTGCTTGAGTATTTTACATACATGTATGTTGGCTCTTCTACTGAGATATTTTTGCTGTCCTTATATGGACCCATTTGTATAAAGTCAGTGGAGTAGTGGAAACATGAATCCATCTGTTTTTTTTCTGCAAAACTTCAATTCAGATTACaattgcattatttttttttcttttttcttgtatTATTAATCAGGTTGATTCTATAAtggaatgtgatgaagtacCTAATTAAATGTCACACCCTCGCGTTTATATCTCTTGAGCCACTTCATTTTCTGCACATCTCCATTTTAAATTGTGTTTTGCACTATGATTCACATATGTGATGTGAGCATAGagaacaaatataaataaataaaataatttaatactgTGATTGACCACACTTCGTCATTTTTATGGGCTTTCTAGATTTTAGAATGTGATGGTTTGTCAACATGTAACCCAAATTGAAACCCAATATTAGAAATCAGTAAGTCAGTAAATTAGTCAATGAGCAAAATCGATGGGTCAAGCTTAAATAATGGACCTCCAATGTTTTAGCCCATTGTAAATGGGCTTATTTACTTCTTCACGGACACAAAACGTTTGGTCGAATCAAATTCCCTAATCGTACGTTTAAATGtagttaataataaaaaataataagaaacAATAAGTAGTACTAAAGCTGaatacatcaattaattatttttttccaaatttatgtctccaaataataaaataaccaATCTTAATTAGTATAGATTATTAAATGAAACATTGAACGTTAAACTCTGAACTAGTAACTATGAACTCTACTATTCTCAACATTTCTAACttggtacgtaattttttaattattattttctaatttaagtgAAAATAGTAAAGTTCCAGAGATAATGAACGAGAAAGAgtgatttttctattttaaaaaatgtgtaaTTTATTCTAAAAATGAATAGGTGGACGTGGGAAATATATAgctatataattaaattgaaattaaaaagaataaaattaatagtggTGCACAAGCGTTGGCGCTAAAAAATTAGACCGAGTCCAAAGTGCCAACAGTGAGTGGTAATTATGTTTCTTGTTCGATATATACGAGTGCTGGtttgattaaattaatatatccTGAATAAGTACTCCATTTATTTCTGATGTTATTGTTTGACaggaaaaattaaaatcaaaattgaaaaaaaaatgatatgCTTGGTAGGTTAGATTATTTCGTAGATTAAGCTATCTTAatcttatttaaaaaaaataaaaaaaattaataaattatgaatcaAATAAAGGTTAATATAAGTAGAAATAATCATTTTTTCACATTAACGGTAGTATTTCCATCACCACCAAACAAAAACATGGTAGAACCAACTTTTCAATTGCCAGCACAAATAAATCTAGAGATTTTTTATGCAAGTAGCAACTTGCTTGTCTAGTTTGTTAGAACTTAGAACTAGAAGAGAGGCTTAATATATTGGCCCATAAAATGCTAGAATGTCcaatttttttcccttttcttatGTTCGGGATGAATCTCCAATCTTTATGAAGGGTCTTATCATTTGCTCATGTGTGTTTGGTAACATAGTTGAGACATACTTcccttcaaattttttttttccatataATCTTCAATTGACCACAAACAAATATGGAAAGTTGGTGTTCTATTCCATGATCAACTTGTTATCATCATGATCCTAGAGAAAACTCTTTACTATCTTATACTTGGACTCATTAAAAGATAGAGAAGTTAAGAGTGttcacaatgggggagccgcgggctgcggctcggtgcgcggccccccattgcagaggGCCGAGAGGCGGGGCACAGGGCCAAGAGCCGAGGGcgagccgcggccctccactgCAGCGGGCCGCGTTTCGCGGTTGGGCCgccgttttttttttaatatcgaaatttttttataaatatgaactttcatttccatttttttcactTCTTTCTATACTTCCAATCCCTATCAATAGTACGACGAAAATTTGACTCTAATTcgtaactttattaaattatgtttatttcccaaattattagtctactaaaatttaacatagttaaattaaaaataacaataaaaaaagaaaacaaattaatttttttttatagaggGTCATATTTGGTGACCCTTGTTAATTTTGTTACTTTACCATTGCGGACGGCCACATAagagccacgaatggtggccgggccacatttggtggccttcaagggccaccattgtggacaccctaaaTGTTGTTTTCATATCATTTGTTTAATAAGCAAGTCCAAAATAAAGATACGGCTAGATTAtaagtttaaaattaaatattgtcaACGAAGGAGTGCAACAAGAGCTGATTTGAtccttatatttatatttaattgagTAAGAAAGATACAATCAATCACCTCAAACAAATACAGAAAGATATGTTTTGGCGATTTATTCCACGATTAACATGTTGCAATCACTTGCCTAAAAAAGGTTGTTACGATGTTCTTGGATgcatttaaaatagaaaaaatcaaATGTTGCTTTCAGATCTTTTATTTCATAAGCAAATCCAAATATAAAGCTACGACCTGATTACAAGTTTACAATCTTTTAGgatttcttaattaattattgcaaCTTGTTAATAGAAATGTAAAATCCTAAAGCGGATCATCAAATAAATGAGATTTTGCATTGATACTAAGTTTGAAACATGAAATACATTGCTTAGAAAGTGCTACAACCACcatatgaaattatgaataGATTTCACATAAAAAGGAGTTGGTTTAAAAGGAAGTGTTGCCAATGAGCCACAACCAGTCAAGAGCAACGCCCGAAAATATACCAGCAAGAAGAAACACAACCAACAAAGACAGCAACTGCAACAAAGAAGATCAATCTAGTACTATGTTTTAGAAGCTTCATGAAATGGAAGGATGTATAGTGGCTTACCAAGAGAAGGCAGAGTGTGCTGAAGCAGAAGAGAAACATGTTTCGCTTCCTTGTGTCGATGTTGGCCTCGTTGTAAGAGAGAATCGCCATTGATCTGAGGGCGAAGGGCTGGTAGACCAGAGTCAGGACTCTGGCTGGATGGTAACTCTGcagtttgtttttgtttgtgttcaattaatcataacaaaaaaatatggaTTGTATCATTATATGTTTACTTACTGGGAAAATTTGATAGTAGTAGTCTCCAATTGTTAGCATGCTATTCCATGAAATGAGACATCCTAGTCCAAGAAACCAACACACCACCATTGCCTTAAACTTCCCCTGCTATTTGAtgtataaacaaaacaaaaaactaaGAAGTTCATTTTTTAGTGTTGGGAAATGGTGAAAAATCAGTTTAAAGACATACCTCTATCCTGCTAGGAGTTGAGACAATGCTTGAATCTCCATTACTCATATTGGCTATTGCTATTCCTCTAAACAAATGGAGAGAGAGTGAGTTGCTGCATAGAGCAAAACAACTCAGTCATGACATATATGTCTTGttttttttccatattttatCTACTCTCTCCGTACCACTTTAAGAGTCTCATTTGCGTTCGatacgtgttttaagaaatgtaaaggaaagttgtGAGAAAATaaagtggaatgtgggtcatacttttatacGGAAAAAAGATAGTGAATGTAGAGCCTCTTACCATTATGGAATATTTTAACCGGAACTCCTATAGTGAGACACCCAAAAAGAGTAAATTGGacctcctaaagtgggacgaacGAAGTATTATTTTCTCGTAACACAGCTCAATTACCTAATTTCAGATTTTCCTTTTTATATATACTCTGCCTGAAAAGAAGATAAATCATTTTAAGGCGAAGGAAGGCTGTAtctttatttatcttttaaaCGCATATGATGGAGACTTACATGGAGTACTAAATAAAGGACATTTTTGTgtctaaattttgttttaaattggTTTATTTTTTTCAGTCATCCTTCTAAATAATCATTAGTTCACGCTCTCTAAATTAGTTAATGACAGTGATTTAGAGATATAATGACTTTATATATGGTGCTTTCTTGACTCactcttaaattgctaactatcTAAAGGATAGACATTAGATCATCAAATCAAGGCACAAGATCATTCAACTACGAGTATCGATCCAGTGTATAAAAATGTTAATTAGGGGTACTAatgacaattaaaaaaaataattataactaacttttaacaAAATATCTCGAAAGTTTAAATTATTATAACaatatcaatttaaattatttttttacacaatatatatcaaattaaacataattttataaagattctaacgagatctcacttgcatatgttccgatatcaaaatttgaaatttttttattgaatctttgcatttttcaagatgcagttTAATGTCAACATAGTTATCATAATATGCCAATGTAATACTTAtgcaatgtcaatatgaaattgtgttgacatattcaatgaatacgtattgatatgtttaatacGCTACATTGACATTTTgatcataaaccctaattttgatagtttttttatcttttaaaatttaaataataataaaataaaattgcacaTATTAATTTATAGACCACTAGAtaggtttgtgttaaaatgacaacaccatTTAAGATGACATTGTACCACCAAGGACAACTGTTAGATTTAGGAGCAGATTCAATCTTAGTCTGCCATGTGACAGACTTGTTTGCCTATGTATTATAGATTGCTTGATTATCTCTGATTTCGTATTGCAGATTACTTGAAACCGTATGCTGAGTTGCTTGTCtatgtatcgcagattgcttgcccagattgtcattttaactatggtgtcacaatagtgctctgatttcgtatctcatattgcttggaaccatatgccGAAATGTTTGCCTATGTATCTCATATTGCTTGCATATGTATTGCAGATTGCTTGTTACTTATTGTTACGCTGTCACTTTAAGAGTGGTGTCACCCTAACGCATCCTCACTAGATATCTACGAATCTTATagtttaaaattagttatagttaATAATTAAAGGTT is part of the Salvia splendens isolate huo1 chromosome 6, SspV2, whole genome shotgun sequence genome and encodes:
- the LOC121807778 gene encoding equilibrative nucleotide transporter 3-like isoform X1; translated protein: MSNGDSSIVSTPSRIEQGKFKAMVVCWFLGLGCLISWNSMLTIGDYYYQIFPSYHPARVLTLVYQPFALRSMAILSYNEANIDTRKRNMFLFCFSTLCLLLVSHYTSFHFMKLLKHSTRLIFFVAVAVFVGCVSSCWYIFGRCS
- the LOC121809575 gene encoding lysine-specific demethylase JMJ25-like gives rise to the protein MRDKDPVPEEFRCKRTDGRQWRCKRRAMDGKTLCDIHYLQGKHRQNKQKVPDSLKLERNAGKKREDSNGECSRRVTKSSNKPRVAAEKSRRRGVSEALDETLKRMKLKRGDLQLELIRVFLQREVQKKKERELKESSVADETRVLPGGVMAISHSHTSLPSIRENHGLDVKIGDDSNTLLERHFRSKNIEPLPISTMQVFPLTGNVKAKKIKKCHWCRGTKGRCLIKCLTCRKRFFCLDCIKERHIEKQEVKAECPACRGICGCKLCLKQKIRPNTNKESYGGGRKLHRKEFLLYLIHMLFPVLKKVNNDQIIELEKESKAAGKEESEIPIPQTKLDISASFCCNKCNTSIVDYHRTCSKCSYNLCLSCSRELSEHSLSGSCTLRSCKKRKILSSGDDVKFKQTISSHNSGGPLSQSIISFQNWETSEDGSIPCPPTDIGGCGGSLLDLRSIFPFNWARDLEVKAEEILDSHNFPTADASVCCSLCNESGRNDGIGEPKLQKEPSKRIGFNNNYLYSPTVKELHQETLEHFQNHWGKGHPVIVRNVLKSNTSLCWDPIIMFSLYMEKKSSGSSHEGGMNAANCLDWCEVEIDRKRIFMGSLEKRTHASVQQRVLKFKAWLSSHLFQKHFPLHYNEILSALPLPEYVNPVSGLLNVSVKLPKDFSKHDLGPCIYFSYGGPEELMPADYLSKLCYESHDTVNILAYATDAPVSPEQIDKIESMMKKYKARDHHRGQSFSNSSDQKGKSSLQSEDTGESGLQDIGEKIVPPDGIENVPFYSSEPLKGQAPRVENGNMSDDSEYDDDASILCCGSFENSEDIDENFEEEDIESSCSSEDKQGTDCCGAQWDIFPRQDVPKLLEYLGKHSNELNPACNYLKHVHPVLDQNFFLDAYHKLKLKEEYDIQPWTFDQCPGEAVFIPAGCPYQVRKIKSCVNIVVDFISPENAAHCIQLNDEIRLLPTRHKAKRKVMGVEKMALHSISAAVEDLCNHAADQLK
- the LOC121807778 gene encoding equilibrative nucleotide transporter 3-like isoform X3, whose protein sequence is MSNGDSSIVSTPSRIEQGKFKAMVVCWFLGLGCLISWNSMLTIGDYYYQIFPSYHPARVLTLVYQPFALRSMAILSYNEANIDTRKRNMFLFCFSTLCLLLLLSLLVVFLLAGIFSGVALDWLWLIGNTSF
- the LOC121807778 gene encoding equilibrative nucleotide transporter 3-like isoform X2; the protein is MSNGDSSIVSTPSRIEGKFKAMVVCWFLGLGCLISWNSMLTIGDYYYQIFPSYHPARVLTLVYQPFALRSMAILSYNEANIDTRKRNMFLFCFSTLCLLLVSHYTSFHFMKLLKHSTRLIFFVAVAVFVGCVSSCWYIFGRCS